The sequence below is a genomic window from Dermacentor albipictus isolate Rhodes 1998 colony chromosome 2, USDA_Dalb.pri_finalv2, whole genome shotgun sequence.
GAACGTTGGTAAAATCCGTCGAGTTCCACTGTGCAAGTGTAAGTTCATGTGCAAGCTAACGAAGTCCTGCAGACGATGTGTTGAATTTTGTGGTGACGGACTTCGCGGGAATAACAACTCCTCCTGCTGAGCTTGCAGAATAAactgaaccatccgtgtaaatgtGAAGGCGTCCGCTGTGCTTCtcacgtagtagtagtagtgtggCTTGTATGTTGTAGGGCTAAAAATGACAGTTGTGTTTTCGTTTGGATTCCAGGAGCAGTTAGGAGAGCTTCGAATTAATGTAAGTAACACAAAACAAGATCCCTTTAGTTCACCAAGGACATCGCTGAAACCAAGTCGGAACGTGTTATGACGTCTGAAaaaatagggaaagaaaaatTGACTGCACcctaattatttgcaacgcttctaaccGGACTAAGAGCATAAAAAAATTGCCGCAAATTGCAGTTACCATCTTCCCCCTCCCGTTTTCATAAAATATAGGCCTATTGTAACCTGCAGCTATTTCGggacactgggaagcatagctgatagcggccATATCATACGCTCTTACAATTGAATACGAAATTTTTTACACAGGCTGTGTTTGATCCAACCGCATTAAACTTCGCGCAGAGAGTTTCCATAGCGTACCACAAATTTTCGCTAATTTTGCTCTTGGTGGCTTTTACAGTTCTGCAGGGAAGCCGGGCTCATTTCTTCTTCACTCGTTAGACACGCTCATAACACTCTAGAGTGCCTGCATATGCAATTTATTGCGAAAGCCCCAATTACCGATCTATTTTGAACTTACCTACACATCACCGACTAACTTGACCTTACCAGGGACCTAACATAACGAAGCTGTCTCCTTTACTTCAGTGAAGACACCAGGCGAAACTAATATATCATGCAGGCATCAAAAAGTAAAAAGACGAAAGATGACGGTTCAATAATTATTTGTAGCGCTTCTAAGTAAGCAAGAGGCGTTAGAAGTAGATgacacattgcacttaaaatgctgcctattccttcaaagtataaaatataTGAAACGCAGAGTTGAGTTCTTTTAGGATATTAggaaacctagctaatagcagcagcGTGATGCTTTCGAACAATTGCTTACAATTTTTGTAACGCTGTATTTCATCAAAacgcatttaccatcgcacataaGCTTGGCGTATTGTTCCCCTTAGGGTCGCAAAATTGGATCGCAGTTGTAATTATGTCGGCGCAGCCGTCTAAGCTTTACACCGCTCGTAAAACAGATTAATAACGCTATGGAACACTTGTGTACGTCCCCtcgcgaaaaagaaaaggtagcTGTCATACCCTACATACACCGCATGTCGCACAATTTGAAAAAGATTGCCAAGCGAGCCAACGTaaatgttgtgttttctgccccgtgcaagctctcTAAGCTCTGCAGAATGACCAGCCCTTTTTTTCCGCAAGGCACCGGCCTGTGTCACAAAACACGATCACAAATACGTAGATTGTCAGGCAGGAGTCGTTTATGAGATTGCATTAGATTGTGGTAGTAAGTACGCGGGCAAAACGGAGCAGcgcctgaatgacaggctgaggcaacaTAACAACAAAGTCAACATTAGGATGCAGAGTCACCTGGCGATTCATTGTAGAAACTGCAAATGTAAGCCAacttccacgcctgcgctgtggttgccagaagaCATGACAAATGAGTTCGATTAATAACCGAGGCCAAAAGGATCATTGATGCAGGTGATAAGTGCGTAAGTGTTGCATCAATTTCACTATCACGCAAGGAATTGCTGCACCTGAACGCGAATGCGCAGTGAGAAACTGTGATTACGCTCCCTGTATAAAATagtggcgttttttcctgattaaacattgtttGAAGTGGCACCCTGTgtctttgtgcgtgcgtgtgtgttctcTCTTCGTGCACCGTCGTTGTCGCgccttcagatcatgcttaaccaacacgcccgaCTATCCATCCTAACTCCATGGGACGGAAGACTTCGAAAGACCTATAGCCCAAAAGCAACGCGGTAGTCAAAAATTTTAAAATCGTCGCATTAACTTTACCTTCTTGAAAACAACACAGTTAAATTATTCGAATACTTGTATACGACTTCTTCACTGACGCCTCATAAATTAGGGCAGCTTATTTTTTGTCATGGACAAAAATATTACTTCTGGCTCCTCAACTCGACTGTGAGCATTATGTACTTAGTTTCGTTCGCGCAATATGATCGCTCTTTTTCTAGAACTTGGTTCATTTCAGCTGTAACATTCTGTAGATATGGGTATACTATGAATAGAGATAGCGTCTACCAGATACCAGATACCAAATGCGGCAACTCGACACCATGCAGCTTGCGAGCAGTTCAGATCATGTCGTTCTGTACCCATGCAAGCGCACCAACTCATTCGTGAGCTCTTCACTCATGTTTTCATGATCACGACAGACGAATATCAGCCCACCAAACCGATTACATAATTTGTCGGGTCAATGTAAACGCAGTCATGCAATAGCGCGAGGGTGCACAGAGACCGGTTTACCTTGTTTCGTATTTCACACAATCAAAGCAGTTGGCGAGGAAAAATTATTAATCAACAATAACGAGAAAAAACACAACACTGGGGGCCGCGAGCTGtcttacgttttctttttttcttagatTTCCTGAGCCAAATTCGAAGCTATTTATTCGGAGCAGAATGCCGCAATATAAATGTTAAGATGCCCTCCTGCATGTTCAAGGAGCATGATTCACATCTGCTGTTCGTAAGTACGGAGACAGTAGCAATATTTCTCAAGCCAGTGACTCCACGCGCAATAGGACACCGAGGTGCATCTATCAATGCGGCTTATATCGTTCAGCGCAGTCAAGGCGTCACCAGTGACACGCACCGTGCCCTCGAAAATAGCGTTGCCTGGCGACACCTCGACGGTGACCCAATAGTGGCTCGTGTTGTGCGCGAGCTCAGACGACGTCACCTGCAACGCCGTCACGTCCATCACTCGGAGCAGCCGGTACTGGGCGCACTTTCGCGTTGCCTGCGCCACCAATCCGTTGATCCAAGCGACGAGATGGTTTGCCATTGCCAAGGCGAGCGTTCTCGACACTGCGACATCGACGCGGACGTTGCACACGCACCAGTGGTGTCCGATGTGCGCGTCGGTGCACGTCCTTGCCTCGGGTATTTCGTGCAGCAGGCTGCGGCCGTACCTAGTCTGCGGTCGCTCGACGCTCGGGTAGTCCAGCAGCTCGGCCAGCGTTGCCTGCACGTCGAAGGGAGTGGTCAGGCGGAACTGGTTGTAAAAAAGACTACGTGCCGCCTTCGGATTCGCATCGAGGAACCGCTGCGGGAAGACCACGAAGGCGAAGGGTTGGCGGTCCTCGAACTTGCCGATGTACGTGGCACGCGAGTCACCAAATCGCAAACCGTGGTCGCTGAGGAAAACGAGAACCGTGTTGTGGAGGGCACCGGAAACGTGCAGCGTTTCTAGGTGACGCCGGAAGGGTTCGTCGGCGTACCCGGCGCTGTTCAGGGAATTGTGCGCGATTTCGTTCACCCACACGTAGGCAAAGAAAGGTCGCCGGGCCATTGCGTCAGTGAAGCGAGCAAGGTAATCCAACATTTCCTCGGACGTCATCGTGGGTCCCAAACAACGGGGCTGCCACGTATCTTCCGTGGTCCACTTGGACGAGTTCTCCATGGCCATGATGACGTGTCGCGGATAGTAATCGGCCGGAGGGCGCCAGAATCCATTAGCGAAGCGATAAAAGATCCCGTACTTCGGCCAATCTTCGAGGAACATTGTTCGGTATCCCCGTTCACCATACTGCTGCCAGATTAAGCGCGATGTAAGGCTGTCATAGAATCCTTCCGGCGCGTACCGCCATGTCTCGGCGAACTTTAAGCCAGTGAGGAGGGCATGCTGGTTCGGGTAGGAGTTGTCACCAATCTTATTGTATCCGCGCAGTTCGAAAGCACCGAGTTTTTCCCTTAAGAACTGCGCCGTCCGGGGCAGGTGCCTGTTCAGGTTAAGGTACGATACCGAGTCCAGGCCGAGCACCAGGACGCTCAACTTGTGGAGCACGGTGCTATTCGCTTTTTCGCAGCGCTCCTCTACATCTTTCTTGATAATCGGGTTGAGGAGAAACTGGCTGTGAAAAGTCTGGTTTGGCGACTGTCTCGTGGAGCATTCGACAGAGACAAACTCCTCCTGCAACGGCTTGTCGAACAGAAGCGGTTGTCGGTTTCCGTACGCGGTAACATTTTCGGGGTTGGCTGCAGTCTGATTTCGTTTAATTTCTTGGTAGAAGCACAGCAGGTCCTCCGGACGCACGCCGTGTTCCTCGAGCTTCTCTTCAAGTATTGCTGTGTAGCCTTTCCTGCAGAAAAACGAGATCTGTCAGCGTCCGTAATAGTAATATCTCCTTAATTTAGTGGCCTGTATTCATTTTCTAAATCTAGATGCACAAGCGAAGAAACGTAGTATCTGATTCAGGCGTCTGACTTAAGTGCAGTGCTCCTCGACCAGCTCTGTCCACTTGGTGCTTCGTCAGCAGCAGATTACATAGTTCCGATAACTGCTTCGGTTTGAATTTGTTTCAGTTTTGTTAATGCTGAACATTCAACAAAACTCGGCGAGAATATGCGAGAGTAGGATACTTAAAAGTGTGATGTCGCGATAACTGCGCGCACATGCGCGTCACGCGAGACCTTGTGGACCCTAATTTATTAAGGCGATGTTTCTATACCATAGTGTATCTTACAAACTTGAGATTTCCACTACACTGTAACACAATCGGCTACGCTCAACACTACTTTTCTGTTAGATAGCCCCAAGGTGGGTGAAGTCCGCCTCTAATGCTATACAGAAAGGCGTGACCGATGGTGAGATGAAACTTTGTCTTCGAACGCAGCTACCTAAAAGACCACATGCAATCACACGATTGCCTCCATCCTGCTGAACGCGTTCTCTGAAACGTCTGGCGTGtgccagtttctcgcattctttccTCGTGACGTCTAATAAACGCGCCCAATGAGGGCCAAAAGGGATGTATAACGAGGCTAAATTTTAACAGGGCTAAAATTTAAGAATTAGCTTAGCGGACCTTTTCAGCGTTTCTTGAATGCTATAAATAAGCCTGCTTAGTACAGATAGTGTGGTCGCGAAAACTTGAGCCCCTAAGACTATTTCTTCGCACGTCAAAGGGAGCGCATACAACTTCGTCCCCAAAGAATATCGCCTGCTGTGGCCGCCACTTTCGTTAATACCTCGTCACTTTCGTTCCGTTTTCTAAAGACGTCACGGCTCAAACGCGCTTGCTCCGACGACAAACAAGGAATTCTCAACCCCTAtaaagtggtggtggtggtggtggtggggggggggggggggggggcgctgtaaTGCCGCTTTGAAAAGATCAGGTGGCGCATGTTATCCTGACTTTAGAGACCATGCTGCATCCACGTAGttttctacaaaagactactaaagggaactctggcattagtgtctacgggagcttcTTGTACAGGCACCGGGCGTGGGATCAGTTTGGACCGGCGGCGCCTTTATGCGGCGGGGCGACGAATGTAATGGCATGTGACGGCCGAGCCGGGCTCAGCAGGCGCTGCCGCCAGGTACGTTGATTTTATATGTTCcgacgtttttttctttctgttttgcgtTGCTGAAATACCACGTGAAATCAAATCTGATCAAACATGTAGCGTTTTTAGGCGCACGAACACTTACTGAAACATAACTGAAGCCGGTTAGGCCATTCACTTCAATCATTTTTGATCGCGGCCTCACCGAACGGGCACAGctaagcgaacgagcacagcttAAGTACGTAAGAGCAAACATGAAGTGCAGCGAGGCTTGAAAGACGGTGATAACgaagagagagcgaggaggaaaacggaggaagagggtgcagcggaaccatgaggcggaaagcggaaaaggagggtatggcgaaagcgtgagaacaaAGTTCACCGACCATTGcgatactccccaatgcgaaatttgagcgcaggttTACTCGcgtttttcatttcgcgatatattggctggcgcaaaCACTCTGTcccgtgcggcacgttgcaaacagagcgaagcgctgcaaaacaagtaacaagcacaacgatagcggccagcagagtcggcgatagtcgaaaaCTGGGTCAGGCGTGTCggttttatacatgactcgtcgaacgtTCCATTGTAATCACGTGGCTCCTAGAAAGTAGTATACACTTCACGTCGAGCAAACAATCAGGTTACAAATActatggtgccatctcgtagtcccgtgcggcactctgctttcctcctccccTTTCGCTATACTTTCATGCTCCATGCCTCGTGCTTTcgctgtagcctcctcctccacttttctCTTCGCGCTCTCTCCTTTCTTCTCCCACTGCGCTCCGTGTTCGCTTTCCGCTTTCGCCGTGgccgttcactcggttacgccgaggaacgacgccgaggcacgccgacgctcaacgcagaaaCGGATGCCTAGTAGCTACGTTCTAAAAATCGTGgtgccacgcaagacgggctctgcggcgacgaccgctacgagatggcgccagagtagcgtgccgTCGTCTTTCCACCGATGCCGTCTGTGGAAACAAAGTACTGCATGAGCAGAggcctgtctgcggcggctgctgtgaatcgcgcccgcgcgtcgCAAACGCTGCCCCTCGCGATCTCTCGATTATAACGAGGCAGTCGCGGCACACTTCGCTCCTGtctgcaatgtgccgcacgagacattgtccgcgccagccaatgtcTCGTGCGTGAAAACAGGTAtagatttcgcattaggaagtatggTAATCGTTGGCGAATTTCTTCCTCCACAAAGAAGCGGTACAATTTGGGCCGAAACGGAAGGCGGTACAATGTCTCGCACAGCCTTCGTAGCGTTCTGCTACGAGGAAAGGAAAAGTCTGGGGAATGAGGGCTGACCCCGAAGGCGGCGGTGCAGTTTAATACGGCGTCCCAAAGCGTTAGCTGCCGCTAGGCGAGCATGAGACAAACTGACACGCGCTCgatgcaaggaaaaaaaatatactggCTCTCCCGTAtgcgagagtagatgtaagcatgaaatggctattGGCAAAGCAGATTGGTAGATGGCACTAGCCACAatattaaaatgggtgtagtgcacgTTCGCAACggcataccataccatactatgCCTCGGTCGCTGCTGGGTTGCGGTGGTCGCTGCTCCACTGCAGCGACCaccgcaaccctgatgctatcggcattcgagatttcaccgcaagcagcagcaggctAGCCTTCCGATGTTCTGCGCTCGCACCTTCCgcggatgcatggcctaccgaagtTTTGGAGGAGGAGCTCtgacatctgttttttttttcaattcagtttatttggaCTTACATAGATGGTATAGGATGTCCACGAGGCGCAGCAAAAGGAGGCAACAATGTCTCCTGACAGGGCCTTCACCTGGAGAATCGCTTCTATATACGTCAACAACGTGAGTAACCACGCGCTACCTCCACGCAAGTAGCGAGCCGCCAGACGGTCTTCTTTCGGTGCTCCGACTTCTACCAGGCCCGGGAATCTACAAGAACCTGCGGCCGGTCTTGATTTCGCACTACGGCATCACTGTGGCTACGTCTCGCTCACAACGTACGCTGCCCGTGCTGCCTGGCACATCTGTCTCAGATTGCGGAATCCAACACTGCCAACTACTGCCAGTGCCATGGTACCAAAGACACTACCAACACCACTGCCACCCTTGCACGCCTTTCGACGACACCGTCTTCAGCGTTGTTCCCCTCAACGTCTTGAACTCTTGGCACGCGCCAAAAACCGGCCAATACGCCTCAACTCTGCTTGCCAAGTTGCAACGCACAAGACAACGTGCGCCTTTTGTGCATATTTCAACCGTGCTTCGCACTAGGAAGCCGAGGGCCCTGCAGCGGCTGGACTATCACCTCCAGAGCCGGTGAAGAAGACGGCTCACGTGAATTAAGGGAGCGCGAAAAGAAGCACACACGCGCTCCACCTAAGCGGTAGCTGCCGCTGCCGAGATCCTGCTCGCTGGCCGGCCTAAACAAACAGTGGCCACGGCGGCTACCTCGTCCCACGCATCCCACGATATAAACCAAGGTAATCACCACGCTTGAAAACAAAGCGACAGGATTCATTTATGCCACTGGAGGAGCTCTGCCTCAGGGCTGACACAGAGGCGGTTATCTTCTGTGACGAATGCAACTTATCGGGACGTACAATGGACGCGTCAGAACGAGAGACATCTAAAACTGGAGCATTTGAGATGCAAAGGTCTAAAACGCATGGATGTCCGTAAGAATGATGCCACATGAATTGGCGATCAAGTTATGCTGCCGAAGGGAACAGAAGGACAGAAAGTACAACAACAGGGTGAATTTCTCTATGTAATCATTATAACGGGAATATCTAAGCGTGTTCCAATCAACTCAAGGTgtgttaaaatcaccaagaagaaTTACTCTGCGCTTGCTACGGGAATATATTACACTTTCAATAGAAGGCATGACCTCATCAAACAAAACAGGGGCAATATTCGtctgtaaataataataataataataataataataataataataataataataataataataataataataataataataataataataataataataataataatggtgatgatgatgatggtggtggtggtggtggtggtggtggtggtggtggtggtggtggtggtggtggtggtggtggtggtggtggtggtggtggtgtggtggtggtggtggtggtggtggtggtgttaaaTACGAAATTTCACAAAACCGTCAAGTGTTCATTCCCCAATAGTTCCGGCTGTGGATGACCAGGAATAGCATGGTCCGCAATTGAAACTGTTGGGGAAATTAAAGCATCCACATAACCATACAGGTGGAACCTTACTGCTTAATGTATTATTTTCATGCCAGTTTATGTGCGACGGGTGTACAGGAGAGGACAGCGAAAATGCAACGAAAAGAGCGTATTGCGCTGTCAAGTATACAGTACTTGCATTTTGTGCACTGGTTTGCGAAACTGAATTCTGCATGTATTCTCGGGCAATTCAATGTACTTGTATCTGCATACGCAACCGTGTAACGTATACCTTCTGTGGGTTCCCGTACTCATCGACAGAAGATTCTGTTCACGCTGGCTAACTATATTTTGCGATACACATGTGGCACATTTTGTGACAAATTTTGCGataatgtattttttctttctttgccaagCAACGAGAAGTATACGGTACCACCTAAAGGATCCAACCTCTCTTATTACATCACGCCAAGGAAAATTTACAAGAAAAGGTTAATTCAGGAAAACACGCCTAAACACCAAAGCACTCAACATGTATTGTGTTATCGCATTCTCCGACAACCCTATTGAAAAAGAACCCATGTGCCCCACACAACCCATATCCAATACTGTGATACGAAACGTATAGGATCCGATATAAAAGCCTGCTTTTGTATCATATGTTCATATGTCATTTATGTTATTGCATATGGGAATTATAGGGaatacggttttttttttcattaggaGAAAATGCCGACGTAAGAACAGTACATAAAACACAGATACGCCAAAGGAAAGTTCGCGGTACAACGCGCTGTGAAGGCGACAGCCGCACCTGATGGATAGGAAGTTAGGCTTTCCTTGGCACCAACCGCCGCCCTCAAGATGGCGGCGGACGTAGGGCTTGACGGACGGGTCGAACGGGTCGAACTGCGGCACCTGGCAACCCGCGGTGTGAATGCGGTTATCCACTGGAACTGGCCGTTCCAAATGACCTCCGTTTGAAGCCGAACCTCCCGGATGTGACGTGGAGTGCGACGGCCGCAGGTAAACTTTGCAGCGGAAGAGCATCACGCCGAGcatcgccatcatcagcagcagcagcaggcatcGGCGGCGCCGCAACCGTAGCAGCCGGTGCGGAATCATCACGCAGTCTTCCTCTCGTTTTGCCCAGAGCCGATAAGGTTACTTCACTCTGGGCTGGCGGTACAAAGAAGGAGTGAAAGCATAGGGAGATTTAGCACAACTCACACGTATTGGCCGGGACCGTAGCCTCCGAAATCGCCCTGGCGCAAGGTGATGTTGCGATCTCCGAGGCCACTCTCAGACTTATGCCGAGGTACCACATGCGAGACGTATCCGCGATCAGCAGTAAGAAGTCTGAATAGTACGTGACGGGTTGATACACACAAACGCAACAACATTTTGCTTCCAGCAGGATTCCTCtccaaacaataaataaataaataaataaataaataaataaataaataaataaataaataaataaattaccgtGCCCAGAAACAACCAAGAGGTATAAGTGCTGGCGCACACatgtgtcagaaaaaaaaagaaagaaaccggcTGTAGAATATAAGTGAAAAAAGCAATGAATAAAAAAACAGTCTTGAAAAGAAGAGCGTACATACCCAAAGGCGCAAGGTGAATACAAAAGAATAAGACGGAGAAGGGCAGTTGAACAATATGTGAAACTACGACACAACAACGCAAAGCTGGGATAAGAACCATGACAGCGAGTTATGGTAAATATCAAGATAATGAAAATAAGCGGCATAAAGACTGTATTCTGTGGACGGTTGGGTGTTATTGATGACAGGCAGGAATATCCAAAGGTCTATGTTCCCTGGTCATCTTGCGCGGAATAAAAAACATGGCGCAATTAAGGAGTTCGGACAGGTTGGGATACCGTGAaggagtttgaaaagaaacagGACGTGGGCGCGATTACGTCGCCAGGGAAGTAAAGGCAACTACAATGTCtttattgaataataataataataataataataataataataataataataataataatagtaaccAAAGTTGATTTAAGTTCAGCGCGCACGTTGGCACTAGCAGCTTTCGTGAAGCGTTCAATTTATTTCCACCCCACCCCCCAATGCGCAATCTCGGGCAAAGTTTATGCTTATGCACGGCATATAGGTCACAAATTTATTGTCACGCGATGTTCATGCGCTGAACCGTTCGCAGTTAATTACCGAATTAAGCtgggccgaaatgcaaacaccagtTCACGCAGATGCGCACTGCGAACCGTCAACGCAGCGGCGTCACGTGGACGAACGCCATGTTGGTGCTTGTCTAAGGAAGAACAGTGAGTATGCTGAGGGAAGTACGACGCACATGCACATACatttaaagcgacactaaagagaaaaaaatggtttCTACTGTACAGTCGACTCCCGGTGATTCGACCCGTGCGGGAAGTACCGCAAGCTTTGGTCGAATTATTCAAATGGTCGAATTAACAGACGACGGCAAGATAAATGGAtttgaatctttttttttattattccttgAAGTAGTCTGTCCTCGTCGATAGACTGCTTAAATATTGTATTACAATAACTGTACGCGCATTCCTCCAATCAGTGGCCCACAAACCTCAACACTGTCATCGGTGCTGACAAACTCGCCACAACAGACATCGCCCGGGGCACATGCAGCGCAAGTCTTCATTATCACTGCAGAACAAGTTGCCGTCCCCACTGATCGTCGCGTGTATGGAATTAGTAGCGTCGTCTACTGAATTTCTTGTGCTTTAGAGTTTATTAACCCCTGCGCACATGAGGTGGGGCCGGTGGGGGTCGAATTAACCTAAGCAAGATACTTTGGCGTTCGAACTAAAAGTGTGTTTTTTCCATAGCAGTGTATGGTTTCTTGCCGTGCCACCTCGGTGCGTTCGAATTCAGCAATAGATTAGAATTAGGCAAGGATTAGAATATATTAGAACCGAGGGTCTAATCTATTGGCGTCGACATGTATAAGTATAGTTACCCTTCAAAAATAACAAAAACGGCCCCTTTCTCACGAGGCTTGTTGagccagaaaaggcgcaagaaGCGATCGTTTCGACTGCCATGGGAATGATCGCAGTGCATGGTGGCTATAATGTATCGATTTGTTTAACCTTCGTGTTGATGGCGTCAGACGGTACGCTCTCGGGTACCTTATCTGTCACGGTTTATATTTATCTATTTCcaagcattcgcatattttaaaacgcACGAAGGCAGTGTTAAGAACGGgctgctgaggtgcaagttttgccagtcaGGTGCGAGAGCGGCGTAGACTTTTCCTGTAAAGCCACCGCAACGCTCTAgccacacggcgtcactaagtctactctTTCCGAGCGACAATGCGCCATGTCCGCcgctctgcgtcgcgggattaACGAGATGAGATCGACGAACCTGGCTttgtgactgaacacgccaccgcggatctggtctgccgcgagcgggggagttcccgagggaacgAATTTGGCAGCAACGTCCCACGCGCCTGTCAAGACGCAAGGCAATGGAGAACCGGGGgccacgctgcgggggtcagctcgagGAATAAGATGCGCCTTTCCTGACATAagctccgagttctgcgaagaccgtctggcctcggtggggaccgtgaaccttTGCAGAAGTGTGTGGGTGTAAGCCCTCCCGAagagaggcggctcgtctacgatgactggtcgaacgtttccctcaccttggtatcgagggaggaccgagtgtttataaaccgctgttgtgcggctgctcagtgtacttccTCTCACAGTCATACTAGACtaatgaactgcaacgtccttatgcaGATAaggtaaataaacccatattcctcgttctcgatgagaagctatccttcccttcaacaacgtcctcagcgtggataagttggacgacggcatggaccagctaccatctaattcattcccgactccaatcttgacaactagTTGACAAC
It includes:
- the LOC135920406 gene encoding uncharacterized protein, with translation MIPHRLLRLRRRRCLLLLLMMAMLGVMLFRCKVYLRPSHSTSHPGGSASNGGHLERPVPVDNRIHTAGCQVPQFDPFDPSVKPYVRRHLEGGGWCQGKPNFLSIRKGYTAILEEKLEEHGVRPEDLLCFYQEIKRNQTAANPENVTAYGNRQPLLFDKPLQEEFVSVECSTRQSPNQTFHSQFLLNPIIKKDVEERCEKANSTVLHKLSVLVLGLDSVSYLNLNRHLPRTAQFLREKLGAFELRGYNKIGDNSYPNQHALLTGLKFAETWRYAPEGFYDSLTSRLIWQQYGERGYRTMFLEDWPKYGIFYRFANGFWRPPADYYPRHVIMAMENSSKWTTEDTWQPRCLGPTMTSEEMLDYLARFTDAMARRPFFAYVWVNEIAHNSLNSAGYADEPFRRHLETLHVSGALHNTVLVFLSDHGLRFGDSRATYIGKFEDRQPFAFVVFPQRFLDANPKAARSLFYNQFRLTTPFDVQATLAELLDYPSVERPQTRYGRSLLHEIPEARTCTDAHIGHHWCVCNVRVDVAVSRTLALAMANHLVAWINGLVAQATRKCAQYRLLRVMDVTALQVTSSELAHNTSHYWVTVEVSPGNAIFEGTVRVTGDALTALNDISRIDRCTSVSYCAWSHWLEKYCYCLRTYEQQM